One window of Ignavibacteriales bacterium genomic DNA carries:
- a CDS encoding HAMP domain-containing histidine kinase, with protein MEDNGIGIEDDHKEKKYLKIFYTSKKQGTGLGLSVCKNF; from the coding sequence GTGGAGGATAATGGTATCGGCATTGAAGACGATCATAAAGAAAAAAAATATTTGAAGATTTTTTATACAAGTAAAAAACAGGGTACAGGACTTGGTCTTAGTGTTTGTAAAAACTTTTAA